From a region of the Nitrospira sp. genome:
- a CDS encoding TonB-dependent receptor: MGRIKASCFVLVGLLFLGLGNLPKAAAEIPVELPPEAVTFDIPRQPLPQALESFRSQSAVRYLARTDLIQDQQSAAVVGQYSPEVALRLLLVGTGLTYRVVGPDSVTIESAPAAQALAEEVLPQPPIEDQKPLKIPLTEIIGTAPTALDHIPGSGKVITAESIQNNHRFTINETLREVPGVHVRDEDGLGIRPNIGIRGLDPTRSRKVHIMEDGVPIMLMPYADPSSYYFPPIFRFDRIEVLKGSGQLLYGPQTIGGVINLITRMPPKTPEGHFQVWGGNLNYLNTHFDYGGTWGRGGYLVDYTHYQTETPRFTNIRARVDDLTLKTVQELSDRTQILAKFNYYRENSGIGYQGLTQADWATRGGERQTPFTNDHFDFLRLGYHVAVNHMFSANLTSTTNFFGHYIQRDWSRQSQQGVNANGAAVGGIQNGNSLPADSFSVVPANRRFTNEREYWVWGIEPRFHYLHSLLGIKGEADFGARYTFEQSDRKQLLNNLSGTGLPSSCVVPAPGTTCLGENNFRTTNAYAFFAQERLFFGPFTVTPGFRVEHISYDQTNRLANSGQGTYGKTNFTEVLPGVGVTYSPFTNNTIFFGAHRGMSPPLISDAITGTGQVVDLGPELNWTYELGVRGNLTPWFGYSITGYQMDFDNQIISQSVAGGTGATLTSAGKTQHRGAEVAAQLDILDAVTGRNDDQDITLDLNYTWVAQADFRGIRNSSLAASALLPGESAIFNTSGNRLPYSPEHLISAGIGYANRAFSLGAFNARVETQCVSDQFADDRNTVIPTPNGQRGIVRGWCMLNASVNQHVKRINTTFFFTGKNMLGQDVIMDRTRGIYPGLPALWQAGARWTF; the protein is encoded by the coding sequence ATGGGTCGAATCAAGGCGTCATGTTTCGTTCTCGTTGGATTATTATTTCTGGGATTGGGGAATCTCCCAAAGGCGGCTGCTGAGATCCCGGTCGAGTTGCCTCCTGAGGCTGTGACCTTCGATATACCGCGTCAACCGCTTCCACAGGCGCTCGAATCATTTCGAAGCCAAAGTGCCGTCCGTTATTTGGCGAGAACGGACCTTATTCAAGATCAACAATCCGCTGCTGTGGTTGGCCAATACTCCCCGGAAGTCGCGCTGAGACTACTCCTTGTTGGAACAGGCCTGACTTATCGTGTTGTTGGACCGGATTCCGTTACCATTGAAAGTGCGCCAGCAGCCCAAGCTCTCGCTGAAGAAGTGCTTCCACAGCCACCCATAGAGGATCAAAAGCCGCTGAAGATTCCATTGACTGAAATTATCGGGACTGCACCGACAGCCCTGGACCATATCCCCGGTTCGGGGAAGGTGATCACGGCAGAGTCCATCCAGAACAACCACCGATTTACGATCAACGAAACCTTGAGAGAGGTGCCGGGCGTTCATGTGCGCGACGAGGACGGCTTAGGCATCAGGCCCAACATCGGTATCCGTGGCCTAGATCCGACCCGTAGCCGAAAGGTCCACATCATGGAGGACGGCGTCCCAATCATGCTCATGCCGTACGCCGATCCGTCGTCATATTATTTCCCGCCGATTTTCCGGTTTGACCGAATCGAAGTCCTGAAAGGCAGCGGCCAATTGCTCTATGGACCCCAAACGATCGGAGGTGTCATTAACCTCATTACCCGTATGCCTCCGAAGACTCCAGAAGGTCATTTTCAGGTCTGGGGCGGCAATCTGAACTACTTGAACACGCACTTCGATTACGGAGGAACCTGGGGAAGAGGCGGCTACCTGGTCGATTACACCCACTATCAAACCGAGACGCCACGATTTACCAACATCCGCGCCAGGGTGGATGACTTGACTCTTAAGACAGTCCAGGAATTGAGTGATCGGACACAAATTCTAGCCAAGTTTAACTACTATCGCGAGAACTCGGGGATCGGCTACCAGGGGCTCACGCAGGCGGATTGGGCCACCCGAGGCGGAGAGCGGCAGACCCCCTTCACGAACGATCACTTCGACTTTCTGCGACTCGGCTATCATGTAGCGGTGAACCACATGTTCTCGGCAAATTTGACCTCGACCACCAACTTTTTCGGGCATTACATTCAACGGGACTGGTCTCGGCAGTCTCAGCAAGGTGTGAACGCCAACGGCGCTGCGGTCGGCGGCATACAAAACGGTAACTCTCTCCCGGCAGACTCCTTCAGTGTTGTACCGGCAAACCGGCGTTTTACGAATGAGCGGGAATATTGGGTCTGGGGCATCGAACCCCGATTCCACTATCTGCACTCATTGTTGGGAATAAAAGGCGAGGCAGATTTTGGAGCTCGGTATACCTTCGAGCAATCCGACCGCAAGCAGCTGCTCAATAACCTATCGGGTACAGGATTACCTTCAAGCTGCGTCGTCCCTGCCCCTGGGACCACTTGTTTGGGAGAAAATAACTTCCGCACGACGAACGCCTATGCTTTTTTTGCTCAAGAGCGGTTGTTCTTCGGCCCATTCACGGTGACACCGGGATTCCGCGTCGAACACATCAGCTATGATCAAACAAATCGCCTGGCGAACAGCGGCCAGGGAACATACGGAAAAACCAACTTCACCGAAGTTTTGCCGGGAGTCGGCGTGACTTACTCTCCCTTCACGAACAACACGATCTTTTTCGGTGCCCATCGCGGCATGTCACCTCCACTCATTTCAGACGCCATTACCGGCACTGGACAAGTAGTCGACCTTGGACCGGAACTGAACTGGACCTATGAATTGGGGGTGCGGGGTAACCTGACGCCGTGGTTCGGATATTCAATTACCGGGTATCAGATGGACTTCGACAATCAAATTATTTCTCAATCCGTTGCCGGTGGCACCGGCGCGACCTTGACCAGCGCCGGGAAAACGCAACATCGTGGAGCCGAAGTTGCCGCGCAGCTGGATATATTGGACGCCGTGACCGGACGGAATGACGATCAAGATATCACCCTCGATCTCAACTACACCTGGGTCGCTCAAGCCGACTTTAGAGGAATACGTAATAGCTCCCTCGCGGCTTCCGCCCTGCTGCCCGGTGAATCGGCAATCTTCAATACCAGTGGAAACCGCCTGCCCTACTCTCCGGAACACTTGATCTCAGCCGGGATCGGTTATGCCAACCGAGCCTTCAGCCTCGGGGCGTTTAACGCCAGAGTAGAAACCCAATGCGTCAGCGATCAATTCGCCGACGACCGCAATACCGTCATTCCGACCCCAAACGGACAACGTGGTATTGTGCGGGGTTGGTGCATGCTCAACGCCTCCGTCAATCAACACGTCAAGAGGATCAATACGACCTTTTTCTTCACGGGGAAGAATATGCTCGGACAGGACGTCATCATGGACCGTACCCGAGGTATTTACCCCGGCCTCCCGGCGCTCTGGCAAGCCGGAGCACGTTGGACATTCTAA
- a CDS encoding transcriptional repressor gives MSKHTKEMGVLKDHLGKHQLKFTRQRELILDAFLKQEHITAEEMYHQLARKDPHLGLATIYRTLNLFCEAGLAQARHFGTQTQYDNISHKGHHDHLICTGCGKIVEFENCDIERLQEEVASRNGFTIQTHRLELYGLCSRCRH, from the coding sequence ATGTCCAAACATACCAAAGAAATGGGAGTACTGAAGGACCATCTGGGGAAACACCAACTCAAGTTTACTCGGCAGCGTGAACTGATCCTGGATGCGTTTCTCAAGCAGGAGCACATCACGGCCGAGGAGATGTACCACCAGCTGGCACGAAAAGATCCGCACCTGGGTTTGGCAACGATTTACCGCACGCTCAACCTGTTTTGTGAGGCCGGTCTGGCCCAGGCCCGGCACTTCGGCACGCAGACTCAGTACGACAACATCTCACACAAAGGCCATCACGACCATCTCATATGCACCGGCTGCGGGAAGATCGTCGAATTCGAGAACTGCGACATTGAGCGCCTGCAGGAAGAGGTTGCATCACGGAACGGCTTTACCATCCAAACTCACCGCCTGGAACTCTATGGTCTCTGTTCCCGCTGCCGTCATTGA
- a CDS encoding TonB family protein, whose protein sequence is MTSLSSHYPDQTHLQRQGWVYSVVFHALMGAAALALMPVFTSSLEPDSFKWNVALLESPSFQPTSDPPAPAIPTLPPKPQSMKSRSTPVGATTKQIQPQTAQHGPTQTIQEVTPVNQTASTAIANTVEYHEVSRIETPVTPQERVVEEPAPVNEEAFNEPVTPAATPVPSQLITDSVVQRPTIETASETSAQLQQPATEQIVASAAPLTAAPAAKADYGWLMRALQGRINELKNYPVMARMNRWEGRVVLRAVIRDDGQVLMVNVQESSGRLILDNDAIETLKKASPLKLDHPLGKPQVAILMPISYSLR, encoded by the coding sequence GTGACTTCGCTCTCCTCTCACTATCCGGACCAGACTCACCTGCAACGTCAGGGTTGGGTGTATTCTGTAGTTTTCCATGCGCTGATGGGCGCTGCCGCTCTCGCGCTGATGCCCGTATTCACATCGTCGCTTGAACCCGACTCATTCAAGTGGAACGTGGCACTGTTGGAATCTCCGAGCTTCCAACCAACATCGGATCCTCCCGCCCCGGCAATTCCGACTCTTCCACCGAAGCCACAGTCGATGAAATCCCGATCGACACCGGTGGGGGCAACAACGAAGCAGATTCAGCCACAGACGGCTCAGCATGGGCCCACTCAAACCATCCAGGAGGTTACCCCGGTCAATCAAACCGCCTCTACTGCTATTGCGAACACCGTCGAATATCATGAAGTCAGCCGAATTGAGACGCCGGTAACACCTCAGGAAAGGGTCGTCGAAGAACCGGCTCCCGTAAACGAGGAAGCCTTCAATGAACCCGTGACGCCGGCCGCGACACCGGTCCCCAGCCAATTGATCACCGATTCAGTCGTCCAACGACCCACCATCGAGACGGCAAGCGAGACATCGGCGCAGCTCCAGCAGCCTGCGACCGAACAGATCGTGGCTTCCGCAGCTCCCCTAACGGCGGCGCCCGCAGCCAAGGCGGACTATGGGTGGCTGATGAGGGCATTGCAAGGGCGAATCAATGAGCTCAAGAACTACCCCGTCATGGCTCGAATGAATCGCTGGGAAGGCAGAGTGGTCCTCCGCGCCGTCATCAGAGACGATGGTCAAGTGTTAATGGTCAACGTGCAAGAAAGCTCCGGGCGGTTGATTCTGGATAATGACGCGATTGAAACTCTGAAAAAGGCCTCTCCGCTAAAACTGGACCATCCCTTGGGGAAACCGCAAGTAGCGATCTTGATGCCGATCAGCTATTCCCTTCGGTAA
- a CDS encoding FecR family protein, whose product MSTQHTSSDHNKHSCVSDEANTWILRVHSGLMSAEEQREFEAWHARSPMHQAQFRDAERFWHALDGLTGQVTREKHESAPVGFATRRVSSLIFGSATRLRWPAIAATFVVIITTMLLWSTLTVGLSDYKTATGEQKSVALADGSTVFLNTHSAFSVNLSERRRSLTLTQGEALFEVAPDAARPFEVTVDGCVVRAVGTTFNIDHHADNMTVTVIEGAVRLLHDDHAWDIPAGYRMTYDEHQILNEPEPADVLKITSWRKGEFSFTDMPLSMIVEELNRYRPGRIVIATTSLRDLRLSGSVSLNDPDQSLKMLKSVHPFRVTPVTSYLTVVS is encoded by the coding sequence ATGTCGACGCAACATACCTCTTCAGACCACAACAAGCACTCGTGCGTATCGGACGAAGCCAATACATGGATTCTGCGCGTCCATTCAGGCCTCATGTCTGCCGAGGAACAGCGAGAGTTTGAAGCCTGGCATGCGCGAAGTCCTATGCACCAAGCACAGTTCCGGGATGCCGAGCGGTTTTGGCACGCCCTTGATGGATTGACCGGCCAAGTCACACGCGAGAAACATGAATCGGCACCAGTCGGGTTCGCTACACGCCGTGTGTCCTCTCTGATCTTTGGATCGGCCACTCGATTGCGCTGGCCCGCTATAGCCGCTACGTTTGTCGTCATTATCACCACTATGTTACTTTGGTCCACGCTCACTGTCGGGTTGAGCGACTATAAGACTGCGACCGGCGAGCAGAAATCCGTCGCCCTCGCGGACGGATCGACCGTCTTTTTGAATACACATTCGGCATTCTCAGTGAACCTATCCGAACGCCGTCGATCCTTGACTCTCACACAAGGAGAAGCGCTTTTTGAGGTCGCCCCTGACGCCGCGCGACCATTCGAAGTCACGGTGGATGGATGCGTTGTACGGGCGGTCGGCACGACATTCAACATTGACCATCATGCGGACAACATGACGGTCACGGTGATCGAGGGCGCCGTTCGACTGCTTCACGATGATCATGCGTGGGACATACCGGCGGGCTACCGGATGACCTATGACGAGCATCAGATCCTGAACGAACCGGAACCAGCGGATGTGCTCAAGATTACGTCCTGGCGCAAAGGTGAATTTTCATTCACGGACATGCCCCTGAGCATGATTGTCGAGGAATTGAATCGCTATCGACCCGGCCGGATTGTGATCGCCACTACCTCATTACGAGACCTTCGCTTATCTGGCAGCGTTTCCCTAAACGACCCCGACCAGTCTCTCAAAATGCTCAAAAGTGTCCATCCGTTTCGAGTGACACCAGTTACCTCATACCTCACCGTAGTTTCCTAA
- a CDS encoding RNA polymerase sigma factor, whose protein sequence is MSDSCDEIGVTHFPLSCPAVTGTPSTGASRLDSLVEFAKTEHTELLHFLTRRVRCPSAAADLVQELYLRIVTLTRPETIRDPRGFLYTTAKNLAIDYLRKKDRAMPRSEPLEKALTVPIATPDAEAAVDAKRRLAVVLKAIDELPARRRAAFVMFKFEHKTYEEIARELQISVKTVEHHLSKAIAYCRARFEAFDGRL, encoded by the coding sequence ATGTCTGATTCATGTGATGAGATCGGGGTGACTCATTTCCCCCTGTCCTGCCCGGCTGTCACCGGTACCCCGTCAACGGGCGCATCCCGTCTCGACTCACTTGTGGAATTTGCCAAGACCGAACACACCGAGCTGCTGCACTTTCTCACGCGAAGAGTACGTTGTCCTTCGGCTGCGGCTGATTTGGTTCAAGAACTCTATTTGCGTATCGTTACCCTGACCAGGCCGGAGACGATCCGCGACCCACGAGGCTTTCTTTACACCACTGCCAAAAACCTCGCGATTGATTATCTGCGGAAGAAAGATCGCGCGATGCCTCGTTCAGAACCGCTGGAAAAAGCGCTGACCGTGCCGATCGCCACTCCTGATGCCGAAGCGGCCGTCGACGCAAAAAGGCGCCTGGCTGTCGTGCTCAAGGCGATCGACGAACTACCCGCTCGGCGTCGCGCCGCATTCGTCATGTTCAAGTTTGAGCATAAAACCTACGAGGAAATCGCCAGGGAATTACAAATATCCGTGAAGACGGTAGAGCACCATCTCAGCAAGGCCATCGCTTATTGCCGGGCCCGTTTTGAAGCCTTCGATGGCCGGTTGTGA
- a CDS encoding ABC transporter ATP-binding protein produces the protein MTQKETGQRDGQADLYQPTSSILELRSVSCAYDPRRPAIQGISFSAREGEILCLLGPSGCGKTTVLRAIAGFEPVRSGEIFLSGRSVSSPSETVPTEERRVGMVFQEYALFPHLRVADNIAFGLHHLSRAERTGRIQEMLRLTGLEGLERRYPHELSGGQQQRVALSRALVQNPVLLLLDEPFSNLDPDMADRMRQEVHALLHRTKTTTILVTHDHEEAFAMADRIAVLNHGYLEQLDSPELVYHMPATPFVADFVGQADFIPGQIRQGMVHTELGEFPNPLNRAEGTSVAVMIRPDDIHLIPDQSAGPRIVGRQFRGSENLYTVRLPSGQVIHSSEDSTSVYQEGTPVEVRVSATHTVLFDAAALPHSPNISLPGDSKPD, from the coding sequence ATGACTCAGAAAGAGACTGGTCAGCGTGACGGGCAAGCCGATCTGTACCAACCGACGTCTTCTATTTTGGAGCTCCGTTCCGTGTCCTGCGCGTACGACCCACGCCGGCCAGCAATCCAGGGTATCTCGTTTTCGGCGCGAGAAGGTGAAATCCTCTGTTTGCTCGGTCCGTCAGGTTGCGGTAAGACGACCGTATTGCGCGCCATCGCCGGATTTGAGCCGGTGCGATCCGGAGAAATCTTTTTGTCGGGCCGGTCAGTTTCATCTCCCTCCGAAACCGTTCCAACCGAAGAACGCCGAGTCGGCATGGTCTTCCAAGAATATGCGCTGTTTCCTCACCTGCGTGTGGCTGACAACATCGCCTTTGGACTCCATCACCTCTCGCGGGCCGAACGGACGGGGCGCATCCAAGAGATGCTTCGTTTGACGGGGCTCGAAGGGCTCGAACGTCGCTATCCGCATGAATTGTCAGGAGGACAACAGCAACGAGTGGCCCTCTCGCGAGCATTGGTACAGAACCCGGTCTTACTCCTCCTGGACGAGCCATTCAGCAATTTGGATCCCGACATGGCCGACCGAATGCGGCAGGAGGTTCACGCGCTTCTCCATCGGACGAAGACCACAACGATATTAGTGACCCACGATCACGAGGAAGCCTTTGCAATGGCCGATCGCATCGCTGTGCTGAATCACGGATACCTCGAACAACTCGATTCACCCGAACTTGTCTATCACATGCCGGCTACCCCATTCGTCGCGGACTTTGTGGGACAAGCCGACTTTATTCCTGGGCAAATCCGACAAGGCATGGTCCATACCGAACTCGGAGAGTTCCCTAATCCCCTCAACCGGGCGGAAGGAACCTCCGTCGCGGTCATGATTCGCCCGGACGACATTCACCTGATCCCCGACCAATCGGCGGGTCCCCGGATCGTGGGTCGCCAGTTCCGAGGCTCTGAAAATTTATACACCGTCCGACTCCCCTCCGGCCAAGTTATCCACAGTAGCGAAGACTCGACCAGTGTCTACCAGGAAGGAACACCGGTTGAGGTGCGGGTGTCGGCGACGCATACCGTCCTGTTTGATGCCGCCGCTCTCCCGCACTCGCCCAACATCAGTCTCCCGGGGGATTCCAAACCAGACTGA
- a CDS encoding extracellular solute-binding protein has protein sequence MYRWPRQCSRTIGVPVRLNFAGVFAACLLAVLWLPTPPEVSAADKLIVYSGRSERLIKPVLDAFTAKTGIQVDLLSSGTTELVNRLKAEGGRSPADVFISNDAGSLEMARTAGLLRPLNMPEVEQAIPPQFRAADNSWIGLSGRFWIIVCNTTMVTPDQITSLLDLADPRWKDKIAIPNAGSEYLQAGVSVIRASLGDDQTKRFLEGLRNNAGTHVYQKSSQIVEAVAKGQVSVGVVNHYYVYRHLAVQPTAPLGVMMPDQQAGGMGAIMNVAGIGILKHTSRFDAAKLLVEFLVAEVGQKMFADLDKEYPLHPEVKADSSLVERKRFRTASVPLTKLAELREPTLLLIEQVGMR, from the coding sequence ATGTATCGATGGCCCAGACAATGCTCTCGCACGATCGGCGTTCCTGTACGCCTCAACTTTGCCGGCGTGTTTGCGGCATGTCTGCTGGCGGTCTTATGGCTTCCAACTCCCCCTGAAGTCTCCGCCGCCGATAAGCTGATCGTCTATTCCGGACGATCGGAACGCTTGATCAAGCCGGTCCTGGATGCGTTCACGGCAAAAACCGGCATTCAGGTCGACTTGCTGTCATCCGGCACGACCGAGTTGGTGAATCGGTTAAAGGCGGAAGGCGGCCGGAGTCCAGCCGATGTGTTTATCAGTAATGATGCCGGAAGTCTGGAGATGGCACGCACCGCCGGACTCCTTCGTCCCTTGAACATGCCGGAGGTTGAACAGGCGATTCCCCCTCAATTTCGCGCGGCGGACAACAGCTGGATCGGCTTGTCGGGTCGGTTTTGGATCATCGTGTGCAACACCACGATGGTGACGCCTGACCAGATCACATCATTGCTGGACTTGGCCGATCCTAGGTGGAAGGACAAAATTGCCATTCCGAACGCCGGCAGCGAATACTTGCAAGCGGGCGTCTCGGTCATACGCGCCAGTTTGGGCGACGATCAAACTAAGAGGTTTCTCGAGGGTCTCCGGAATAATGCCGGAACTCACGTCTACCAGAAGAGCTCGCAAATCGTCGAGGCGGTTGCGAAAGGTCAGGTCTCGGTGGGCGTGGTGAACCATTACTATGTCTATCGACATCTCGCCGTTCAACCGACCGCACCACTTGGTGTGATGATGCCCGATCAACAGGCAGGCGGGATGGGGGCCATCATGAACGTGGCAGGGATCGGCATCTTAAAACACACGTCCCGCTTTGACGCCGCCAAGCTGCTGGTGGAGTTTCTTGTCGCGGAGGTTGGTCAAAAGATGTTCGCTGACCTCGACAAAGAATACCCGCTCCATCCTGAGGTCAAGGCCGATTCGTCGCTTGTCGAACGGAAGCGCTTCCGGACGGCCTCGGTGCCGTTGACCAAACTCGCCGAACTTCGAGAGCCTACGCTTCTACTCATCGAGCAAGTGGGGATGCGGTAG
- a CDS encoding iron ABC transporter permease: protein MIAVRRLSVSSLQLAVLASTALILLPLGYVTALALSADSTIWHRLWTTRVPELLLNTVSLAGAVALLALVLGVSTAWMVTRFEFPGRRLWEVALVLPLAMPTYVLAYVYNYLLGYGGPVEHLWQMVTGPQSRILSPQSFWGVTIVMTLDTFPFVYLLTRSALLSFNVSFEEVARTCGASQLRTMLHVTLPLLRPSIVAGVALVVLYVVSDFGAVSLLRYQTLTYAVFQQMTGRSDNQAASILSILLVVLALLFLLTERWFRRKSRFYQTTGRYRAPQRIQCEWWHATALTACLATVTGLAFGIPVYLLAMWSLSSEAQAILDARFFGFIWNSALLSSLAATAAVLGGLPLAYLASRKPTWLNLGCLQAAYAGYVLPGPVAALAVLVLFLNVMPFLYGTVIVLIVAYVLHFLPAGLQSLEPSIQQITPNLEEAARTLGLGVRETWRRVTLPLIRNGMIVAWVLIFLQTMKELPATLLLRPVGFDTLAIRVWLEASEEYYQLAAPSALLIVLVGLPALSLLLSRDWRAA from the coding sequence GTGATTGCCGTACGCCGATTATCTGTCTCATCTCTGCAACTCGCAGTACTGGCGAGTACCGCGCTGATTCTTTTACCGTTGGGCTATGTCACCGCCCTGGCCTTATCGGCCGACTCCACAATCTGGCACCGTCTCTGGACAACTCGTGTCCCCGAACTCCTGCTCAATACGGTCTCCCTGGCGGGCGCCGTGGCCTTGCTCGCGCTCGTGCTCGGCGTATCGACCGCCTGGATGGTCACACGATTCGAGTTCCCAGGCCGACGTCTCTGGGAAGTCGCCCTCGTGCTTCCTCTGGCGATGCCGACCTATGTCTTGGCCTATGTGTACAACTACCTCTTGGGTTACGGCGGTCCTGTGGAACATCTCTGGCAAATGGTCACAGGTCCGCAATCGAGAATCCTCTCTCCCCAAAGTTTTTGGGGAGTCACCATCGTCATGACGCTCGATACGTTTCCATTCGTCTACCTGCTCACACGCAGCGCGCTTTTGAGCTTCAACGTCTCGTTTGAAGAAGTGGCTCGGACGTGCGGCGCATCCCAGCTGCGCACCATGCTACATGTGACTCTGCCGTTGTTACGCCCCTCGATTGTGGCCGGCGTCGCACTCGTCGTACTCTATGTCGTTTCGGACTTCGGCGCCGTCTCCCTACTGCGCTATCAAACATTGACCTACGCCGTCTTCCAGCAAATGACCGGACGCTCGGACAATCAAGCGGCGAGCATCCTGAGCATCTTGCTGGTCGTGCTTGCGCTGCTGTTTTTGTTGACCGAACGCTGGTTTCGCCGTAAGAGTCGGTTTTACCAGACAACAGGGCGCTATCGAGCGCCTCAACGAATCCAGTGTGAATGGTGGCACGCGACGGCACTGACGGCCTGTCTGGCGACCGTCACCGGCTTGGCCTTTGGGATCCCTGTCTATCTGCTGGCGATGTGGAGTCTGTCCTCGGAAGCCCAGGCGATTCTCGATGCTCGTTTCTTCGGTTTTATTTGGAACAGCGCTCTACTGTCCAGTCTGGCCGCGACGGCTGCCGTGTTGGGTGGACTGCCGCTCGCGTATCTCGCCAGCCGGAAACCGACCTGGCTCAATCTCGGTTGTTTGCAGGCGGCCTATGCCGGCTATGTTCTGCCGGGACCCGTCGCGGCGCTTGCGGTACTGGTCCTGTTTTTAAACGTCATGCCGTTCTTGTATGGCACTGTGATCGTGTTGATCGTCGCGTATGTGCTGCATTTCCTGCCCGCCGGCCTCCAATCGCTCGAGCCGTCGATCCAACAGATCACCCCCAATCTCGAGGAGGCCGCCCGTACTTTAGGACTCGGAGTCCGGGAAACTTGGCGACGTGTCACGCTGCCGCTGATCCGTAACGGGATGATTGTGGCATGGGTCCTCATTTTTCTGCAGACGATGAAGGAGCTTCCTGCGACGTTGCTGCTGAGGCCTGTGGGGTTCGACACATTGGCCATCCGTGTCTGGCTGGAAGCAAGCGAGGAGTATTATCAACTGGCGGCTCCATCCGCGCTGTTGATTGTGCTCGTTGGCCTTCCGGCACTGTCCCTCCTGCTATCGCGCGATTGGCGGGCCGCGTAG
- a CDS encoding biopolymer transporter ExbD — protein MDEELNQINVIPLVDVMLVLLVIVLTTATFISTGQIPVDLAKATEASDRKDVPLVITLTSRGEMYLNDSAVPENGLRMVLEQQPRESLVVVRADKVTILERFVQVVDELKGLGFGQVSLEVVKS, from the coding sequence ATGGATGAGGAGTTGAACCAAATCAACGTCATCCCCTTGGTTGACGTCATGCTGGTCTTGCTGGTGATCGTGTTGACGACGGCCACGTTCATCAGTACCGGCCAAATTCCTGTCGATTTAGCCAAAGCGACTGAAGCTTCCGATAGGAAAGACGTCCCGCTCGTCATCACGTTAACCTCGCGCGGAGAGATGTATCTGAACGATTCCGCCGTTCCTGAAAATGGATTGCGAATGGTGCTTGAGCAGCAACCGAGGGAGTCGCTGGTGGTCGTCCGTGCCGACAAAGTGACGATCCTGGAACGGTTCGTCCAGGTGGTCGATGAACTAAAAGGCCTCGGCTTTGGACAAGTCAGTCTTGAAGTAGTGAAATCGTGA
- the exbB gene encoding TonB-system energizer ExbB: MDALKEIVDYGVIGLLLILSVWAVAVAVERWQFYRRIDPSLYPNQQLFEIALTKRLVIIGTVAANAPYIGLLGTVLGIMLTFHTMGTSKTIAVSSVMVGLSLALKATAVGLLVAIPCVVMNNALRRRVAELITLYKTQQHG; this comes from the coding sequence TTGGACGCGCTGAAAGAAATCGTGGATTACGGAGTTATCGGCCTGCTGCTGATCCTCAGTGTATGGGCAGTAGCCGTGGCTGTCGAACGGTGGCAGTTTTACCGGCGAATTGACCCTTCTCTCTACCCCAATCAGCAGCTTTTCGAAATCGCCCTGACGAAGCGATTGGTCATTATCGGAACAGTGGCAGCTAATGCGCCATATATCGGGCTTTTGGGAACAGTCCTCGGAATCATGCTGACCTTCCACACCATGGGAACTTCAAAAACCATTGCCGTCAGCTCCGTCATGGTCGGGTTGAGCCTTGCACTCAAGGCCACGGCTGTCGGGCTTCTAGTGGCTATTCCCTGCGTGGTGATGAACAACGCCCTCCGGAGACGCGTCGCTGAACTGATCACCCTCTATAAAACCCAGCAGCATGGATGA